One Candidatus Paceibacterota bacterium genomic window carries:
- a CDS encoding cysteine synthase family protein — protein sequence MYKNILKTIGKTPLVKINKINKNKKIKIYAKIEGVNPGGSIKDRIALKMIEQAEKEGKLNKKKIIIEPTSGNTGIALAMIGAVKGYSVKIIMSKAVSIERQKVIKAFGASVILTDPNLGTDGAIRKAKELAKKYPKKYFMLDQFSNKYNKIAHYQTTAEEIWNQTNGKIKYFVAPLGTSGTLMGVGKYLKEKNPKIKIVSAHPVKGHYIQGLKNMEEAIVPALYNPLVIDETIMVETRSAFEMTRQIIKKEGIFVGMSSGAAMYAAIEISKKIKSGIIVVIFPDRGEKYLSTTLFD from the coding sequence ATATATAAAAATATTTTAAAAACAATCGGAAAAACTCCTTTAGTCAAAATAAATAAAATTAATAAAAATAAGAAAATTAAAATATACGCGAAAATAGAAGGGGTGAATCCCGGAGGAAGCATCAAAGATAGAATTGCCCTGAAAATGATAGAGCAGGCCGAAAAAGAAGGAAAGTTGAATAAGAAAAAAATAATTATTGAACCTACTTCTGGCAATACTGGAATTGCCTTGGCTATGATCGGGGCGGTAAAAGGCTATTCCGTGAAGATTATTATGAGTAAAGCCGTTTCCATTGAGAGACAAAAAGTGATAAAGGCATTTGGAGCCTCGGTAATTTTAACCGATCCTAATTTAGGAACAGATGGCGCTATAAGAAAAGCAAAAGAATTGGCAAAGAAATATCCAAAAAAATATTTTATGTTGGATCAATTTTCAAACAAATATAATAAAATAGCTCATTACCAAACCACCGCAGAAGAGATTTGGAATCAAACGAATGGAAAAATTAAATATTTTGTTGCTCCACTTGGTACTTCTGGGACTTTGATGGGCGTAGGCAAATATTTGAAAGAAAAAAATCCTAAAATAAAAATAGTCAGCGCACATCCTGTAAAAGGGCACTATATTCAAGGTTTGAAAAATATGGAAGAAGCGATAGTGCCTGCTTTGTATAATCCTTTAGTGATAGATGAAACGATAATGGTTGAAACAAGGTCTGCGTTTGAAATGACAAGACAAATTATAAAAAAAGAAGGGATATTTGTCGGGATGAGCAGTGGGGCGGCAATGTATGCAGCAATAGAAATTAGTAAAAAGATAAAATCAGGCATAATCGTGGTTATTTTTCCTGACAGGGGAGAGAAATATCTAAGTACCACTTTGTTTGATTAG
- a CDS encoding phosphomannose isomerase type II C-terminal cupin domain: MERFETYQEERPWGNFRQFTHNEVTTVKIISIKKGCSLSLQYHNHRIEFWKVLSGHPLVTIGEEKINAEPENEFRVNNLQIHQLEAPIDDVKVLEIAYGNFDENDIIRIKDKYGRVKKEN; encoded by the coding sequence ATGGAAAGATTTGAAACATATCAAGAGGAACGTCCATGGGGAAATTTTAGGCAATTTACTCACAACGAAGTAACTACCGTAAAAATTATTTCAATTAAAAAAGGTTGTTCTTTAAGTCTACAATATCACAATCATCGGATAGAGTTTTGGAAAGTTCTTTCGGGTCATCCACTTGTTACGATTGGCGAAGAGAAAATCAACGCAGAGCCTGAAAATGAGTTTAGGGTAAATAATTTGCAGATACATCAGTTGGAGGCTCCAATTGATGATGTAAAAGTTTTAGAAATAGCTTATGGGAATTTTGATGAAAATGATATTATAAGGATAAAAGATAAATATGGCCGCGTTAAAAAAGAAAATTAA
- a CDS encoding heavy metal translocating P-type ATPase, whose product MKTKINFLKYDILIPGFISAGLLLGAIFYKFHYENLDHKIWFITLVIGSLPFVLRTFKAIIKGKFGVDLIAIVAIFASFWAGQYLAGIVILLMLSGGEALETYAQARAKKELTQLLNKAPAFAHIKESDNKLRDINVDEVKINDILVIKPGEVVPVDAIVIEGISNLDEAVITGESLPVEKRPGSMVYSGSINEDRALEVRALKNSIESKYQIIVKLIKEAQDAEAPVVRLADRYALFFNIITFGVVIVAWILFRDPIRVLAILVVASPCPLILATPIAMISGISKAASRGIIIKNGTALEKLGEVKGLVFDKTGTLTLGVPEVVEPISFSNLPTSEVLRIAVSVDQLSAHIFARSLIQYAQKQNLELDYPENFEEIFGQGVKAKLKNKIYFFGKLKYIEDQNIIIKEDVEKAHKIFQEQGKTAVYLSDDKNLLGYIVFADIIRPETKAMFESIKEHDVKRLIMLTGDKKLVAENIAKSVGITEFQAELLPEQKVEWLKKIQKEYGQMAMVGDGVNDAPALAIASVGIAMASHGATAASETGDVVIMVNNIDRVHDALHIAQNAIKLAKQGIFFGIGASIILMIFASLGYITPIFGALMQEVLDVLVIINALRLNFQKI is encoded by the coding sequence ATGAAAACAAAAATTAATTTTTTAAAATATGATATTCTAATACCCGGGTTTATATCTGCTGGATTGCTTTTAGGCGCTATCTTTTATAAATTTCATTACGAAAATCTAGATCATAAAATTTGGTTTATTACCTTGGTAATAGGATCTCTTCCTTTTGTCTTAAGAACTTTTAAAGCAATAATCAAAGGTAAGTTCGGGGTAGATCTCATAGCCATAGTCGCTATTTTTGCTTCGTTTTGGGCAGGGCAGTACTTAGCAGGGATTGTAATTTTATTAATGCTTTCAGGAGGCGAAGCGTTGGAAACATACGCTCAAGCCAGAGCTAAAAAGGAGTTAACTCAACTCTTAAATAAAGCTCCAGCATTTGCTCATATTAAAGAAAGCGACAACAAACTTAGAGATATAAATGTCGACGAGGTGAAGATTAATGATATTTTGGTCATTAAACCAGGAGAAGTTGTTCCGGTTGATGCTATCGTAATAGAAGGAATCTCAAATTTAGATGAGGCGGTTATTACTGGAGAAAGTTTACCAGTGGAAAAAAGACCAGGTTCTATGGTGTACAGCGGTTCTATAAATGAAGATAGGGCTTTAGAAGTTCGAGCACTAAAAAATAGCATAGAGAGTAAATATCAAATCATAGTTAAACTTATTAAAGAAGCGCAAGATGCAGAAGCGCCAGTAGTTCGTTTGGCAGACCGTTACGCTTTATTTTTTAATATTATTACTTTTGGAGTGGTGATTGTTGCTTGGATTTTATTTAGGGATCCAATTCGTGTTTTAGCAATACTAGTAGTAGCTTCTCCTTGTCCACTTATTTTAGCGACACCTATTGCCATGATTTCGGGGATTAGTAAGGCTGCTAGCAGGGGTATCATTATTAAAAATGGTACAGCCTTGGAAAAATTAGGAGAAGTAAAAGGATTAGTGTTTGACAAAACTGGCACTTTGACTTTAGGTGTTCCTGAAGTAGTAGAACCAATATCCTTTTCTAATTTACCCACCAGTGAGGTGCTTCGAATTGCTGTTTCTGTTGACCAGCTATCGGCTCATATTTTTGCTAGATCTTTGATCCAGTATGCTCAAAAGCAAAACTTGGAACTAGATTATCCGGAAAACTTTGAAGAAATTTTTGGTCAAGGGGTCAAGGCTAAATTGAAAAATAAAATTTATTTTTTTGGTAAATTAAAATATATTGAGGACCAAAATATAATAATAAAAGAAGACGTAGAGAAAGCGCACAAGATTTTTCAAGAACAAGGAAAGACCGCTGTTTATTTAAGTGATGACAAAAATCTGCTTGGTTACATTGTATTTGCCGATATTATAAGACCAGAGACAAAAGCGATGTTCGAATCGATAAAAGAACATGATGTTAAGAGGTTGATCATGTTGACTGGCGATAAAAAATTGGTAGCAGAAAATATTGCAAAAAGTGTCGGCATCACAGAATTTCAAGCTGAATTATTGCCGGAACAAAAAGTAGAATGGTTGAAAAAAATTCAAAAAGAATATGGACAAATGGCAATGGTTGGAGACGGGGTGAATGACGCTCCGGCGCTTGCTATCGCAAGCGTGGGCATTGCCATGGCTTCCCACGGTGCTACGGCTGCCTCTGAAACGGGCGATGTAGTGATTATGGTAAATAATATAGATCGAGTGCACGATGCATTGCATATTGCTCAGAATGCAATAAAACTAGCAAAACAAGGTATCTTCTTTGGGATAGGGGCTAGTATCATATTAATGATTTTTGCATCACTTGGATATATCACTCCAATCTTTGGGGCTTTAATGCAAGAAGTTTTAGATGTATTGGTAATTATCAATGCCTTGAGATTAAACTTTCAAAAGATTTAA
- a CDS encoding adenylyltransferase/cytidyltransferase family protein translates to MKKKNKTSIKKSKKQKKVVMVSGGFDPVHIGHVRMFNEAKKLGDELVVYLNNDNWLKKKKGFAFMPEHERKEIIEAFDAVDRVIISNHPENPEDMSVCMGLIEIKPHIFANGGDRDTKDSLDPKSSLYREREIHKKLGIDMIYNVGHGGKVQSSSDLVKKAKVNKKNPSSKAKLTTGRRK, encoded by the coding sequence ATGAAAAAGAAAAATAAAACTTCAATAAAAAAATCTAAAAAACAAAAGAAAGTAGTGATGGTCAGTGGAGGATTTGATCCAGTACATATTGGGCATGTGCGAATGTTTAATGAGGCCAAAAAATTAGGGGATGAGCTGGTGGTGTATTTGAATAATGATAATTGGCTTAAAAAGAAAAAGGGCTTCGCCTTTATGCCCGAACATGAGCGCAAAGAAATTATTGAGGCATTTGACGCCGTTGATAGAGTTATCATAAGCAATCATCCAGAAAATCCTGAAGATATGAGTGTGTGTATGGGTTTAATAGAAATTAAGCCACACATTTTTGCGAATGGGGGCGATAGGGATACTAAAGATTCTCTTGATCCAAAATCTTCTTTATATAGAGAAAGAGAAATACATAAAAAACTTGGTATTGATATGATATACAATGTAGGACATGGGGGAAAAGTCCAAAGCTCATCAGATTTAGTAAAGAAAGCCAAAGTAAATAAAAAGAATCCCAGTAGTAAAGCAAAGCTTACTACGGGACGAAGAAAATAA
- a CDS encoding HAD-IIB family hydrolase, with the protein MKPLNEMSKKDISKIKLVVFDVDGVIVPRGTKIKQIGNTTTLETKVIAPRQIEQIKKLHKKGFLINISSGRGLYMLQEMFRDILPFISLTYECGSATWYKGKIYQHINSFERLKDILPKLKKVAIKKKDFKGFEPKEFIITIHCKKQIKEIEDVVKSDKNLVTLWNGEAYDVLIKKDQTKALGLRHTMKLFKLKKENVMAIGDNYNDQELLEESGMPISADKSRVQGKFYVPLKGKFLPADELMQKILKL; encoded by the coding sequence ATGAAACCTTTAAACGAAATGTCAAAAAAAGATATCAGTAAAATCAAGTTAGTAGTTTTTGATGTTGACGGAGTAATAGTGCCAAGAGGCACAAAAATAAAACAGATTGGAAACACAACCACCTTAGAAACAAAAGTCATTGCGCCTAGGCAAATAGAGCAAATTAAAAAATTACACAAAAAAGGATTTCTAATAAATATTAGTTCTGGAAGGGGGTTATATATGCTTCAAGAAATGTTTCGAGACATTTTGCCTTTTATCAGTCTTACTTATGAATGCGGCAGCGCCACTTGGTACAAAGGGAAAATCTACCAGCATATCAACAGCTTTGAACGTTTAAAAGATATTTTGCCAAAATTAAAAAAAGTGGCAATTAAAAAGAAAGATTTCAAAGGATTTGAACCTAAAGAATTCATCATAACGATTCATTGCAAAAAACAAATAAAAGAAATCGAAGACGTGGTAAAAAGTGATAAAAATCTTGTCACTCTCTGGAATGGTGAAGCGTATGATGTTTTGATAAAAAAAGATCAAACAAAGGCTCTCGGTTTGAGACATACGATGAAACTTTTTAAATTAAAGAAAGAAAATGTGATGGCCATAGGGGATAATTACAATGATCAAGAACTTTTAGAAGAGAGCGGAATGCCTATATCAGCTGATAAAAGCAGAGTTCAAGGAAAGTTCTATGTTCCATTAAAAGGTAAGTTTCTTCCTGCAGACGAGTTAATGCAGAAGATTTTAAAACTTTAA
- a CDS encoding SIMPL domain-containing protein (The SIMPL domain is named for its presence in mouse protein SIMPL (signalling molecule that associates with mouse pelle-like kinase). Bacterial member BP26, from Brucella, was shown to assemble into a channel-like structure, while YggE from E. coli has been associated with resistance to oxidative stress.), producing the protein MENIKNNWVLIIGGVFLVFSILCFFAARNFSKQQSYVEVKGLSEKIVKADVAIWSITFDVKSNDVDSLYANIQTNIDTIKSFLISKGFEDSEINVAPVNIYQDTYKDSLFRYNSSTQLSVYTKKVDLVKSTSKDTLFLVKKGITMSQNSIVFEFSDINSVKPEMLAEAIKNAKDTAAQFAKESGARLGSVARGNQGVFDISDKDPGSPEFKKIRVVSTLRFLLN; encoded by the coding sequence ATGGAAAATATAAAAAATAATTGGGTTTTGATTATCGGGGGAGTGTTCTTGGTTTTTTCTATTCTTTGTTTTTTTGCTGCAAGAAATTTTTCTAAACAGCAGTCTTATGTCGAAGTCAAAGGTTTGTCGGAAAAAATAGTGAAAGCGGACGTGGCAATTTGGTCAATTACTTTTGATGTAAAGTCCAACGATGTGGATTCTTTGTATGCGAACATCCAAACCAATATTGACACCATCAAATCATTTCTCATAAGCAAAGGTTTTGAAGATTCAGAAATAAACGTAGCTCCGGTAAACATATATCAGGATACATACAAGGATTCATTATTTAGATATAATTCCAGCACCCAATTATCTGTCTATACAAAAAAAGTTGACTTAGTGAAATCTACTTCCAAAGATACTTTATTTTTAGTTAAAAAGGGAATTACGATGAGCCAGAATTCTATTGTGTTTGAATTTTCAGATATAAATAGTGTAAAGCCGGAAATGCTGGCTGAAGCAATCAAAAATGCAAAAGACACAGCCGCGCAATTTGCTAAAGAATCCGGCGCGCGTCTCGGCAGTGTGGCTCGGGGCAACCAAGGTGTGTTTGATATTTCAGACAAGGATCCCGGTTCTCCCGAATTTAAAAAAATACGCGTAGTGTCTACCCTTAGGTTTCTTTTAAATTAG
- a CDS encoding MFS transporter encodes MEKRFLKVDSDVLKLGLVSFLTDISSEAIFSVFSIFFTVFAGASASLLGVVEGFSDFSASSLDYFSGWLSDKSGKRKKLALLGYGFSTLAKFILLVGTSVLTLSFFRIIERIGKSFRGPPRDAWLSAVAEQATRGYTFGLHKAMDKMGAVLGPLIAYFLLLYFGQSLGTFRLIFIISVIGAIGAVLVLVLIKDRPGIPYERENIFKAWGTLSGEFKKFLIPAGIFSLAYFSFGFLLLRAYTFGFAVADVVLLYALFNISFVVMSIPIGKLGDFIGRRYIIVLEYFIYIAMSLGFIFVKEKLGIIILFIIFGVFYSIDEAQSKAFISDLEKDRRATAIGAYNFITGLIYLLASVIAGFLWVFNPIYAFVFAAIIAFIAMSVFVYLFFVKVVYPHTYF; translated from the coding sequence ATGGAAAAAAGATTCTTAAAGGTAGACTCTGATGTTCTTAAATTAGGTCTTGTAAGTTTCCTGACGGACATCAGCTCTGAAGCTATTTTTTCAGTCTTTTCTATATTTTTTACAGTGTTTGCCGGCGCTTCCGCATCACTCCTCGGTGTCGTGGAAGGTTTTTCAGATTTTTCTGCATCTTCTTTGGATTATTTTTCTGGCTGGCTTTCTGATAAGTCAGGAAAAAGAAAAAAACTGGCTCTGCTTGGTTATGGATTTTCCACCTTAGCAAAATTTATACTTTTAGTGGGGACTTCTGTTTTAACTCTTTCCTTTTTTAGAATTATTGAACGAATTGGAAAGAGCTTCCGTGGTCCGCCGAGAGATGCTTGGCTTTCTGCAGTAGCGGAACAAGCTACAAGGGGGTATACCTTTGGTCTACATAAAGCAATGGACAAAATGGGGGCTGTCTTAGGTCCACTTATTGCATATTTTCTTCTTCTTTATTTTGGACAGAGTTTGGGAACTTTTCGTTTAATTTTTATCATCTCGGTAATCGGAGCGATAGGGGCGGTATTGGTTCTCGTTTTAATAAAAGATCGTCCGGGGATTCCGTACGAAAGAGAAAATATTTTCAAAGCTTGGGGAACTCTAAGTGGAGAATTTAAAAAGTTTCTTATTCCTGCCGGTATTTTTTCTTTGGCATATTTTAGTTTTGGATTTTTATTGCTTCGAGCCTACACTTTTGGTTTTGCTGTGGCAGATGTGGTATTGCTCTACGCGCTTTTCAATATTTCTTTTGTGGTTATGTCCATACCTATAGGCAAACTAGGGGATTTTATTGGAAGAAGATATATTATAGTTTTAGAATATTTCATTTATATCGCTATGTCTCTTGGTTTTATTTTTGTAAAAGAAAAATTGGGAATAATAATTTTATTTATTATATTCGGTGTTTTTTATAGCATTGACGAAGCTCAGAGTAAAGCATTTATTTCTGATCTGGAAAAAGACCGGAGAGCCACGGCTATCGGCGCATACAATTTTATTACGGGCTTAATTTATCTTCTAGCCTCTGTAATTGCAGGTTTTCTTTGGGTTTTTAACCCAATTTACGCCTTTGTTTTTGCGGCCATTATAGCGTTTATCGCTATGAGTGTTTTTGTTTATCTTTTCTTTGTGAAGGTGGTATACCCCCACACCTATTTTTAA
- a CDS encoding DUF1653 domain-containing protein, which translates to MLKIPGKVPDKGFYYHYKHDPDGSINNYAYEVMGVGHHTEADSCPVDPYMVVYRPLYESLVYKAGKLFDLRPLEMFLEKVAKDGNTLNRFEKIKDQKVIAELEKIRARMYGN; encoded by the coding sequence ATGTTAAAAATACCGGGAAAAGTACCAGATAAAGGTTTTTATTATCATTACAAGCACGATCCAGATGGATCAATAAACAACTACGCTTATGAAGTTATGGGAGTAGGACATCACACAGAAGCTGATTCTTGTCCTGTTGACCCATACATGGTTGTCTATAGACCATTATACGAATCATTGGTTTATAAAGCTGGTAAACTTTTTGACTTGCGACCACTTGAAATGTTTCTAGAAAAAGTAGCCAAGGATGGCAATACCCTTAACCGTTTTGAAAAAATCAAAGACCAAAAAGTAATTGCCGAACTAGAAAAAATAAGAGCTAGAATGTATGGCAACTAA
- a CDS encoding MliC family protein, whose translation MKNYLKIISFGMIVVVFVGVLIYYQKPKNGSLNNNPSVISEETILGTYIGRLVNDVYVLTISLEQGESFTGKLDIKNFEKDSSTGTLAGTYKNGILLADYTFQSEGMKSVGWVAFKKVDGGFIRGFGDTGTEERAQFIDLSKITFDTTVVYKLVTNVINSVVFKCADNKNIKAIFYKDAVDITLSDGRKMLLPQTLSASGARYANFNESLVFWNKGDTAFINEGNTTTYKDCSL comes from the coding sequence ATGAAAAACTATTTAAAAATAATATCATTTGGAATGATAGTTGTGGTTTTCGTCGGCGTTTTGATTTATTATCAAAAACCAAAAAATGGATCGTTGAATAATAATCCTTCGGTAATTTCAGAAGAAACAATTTTAGGTACTTATATAGGCCGTCTAGTAAACGATGTTTATGTTCTTACGATTTCATTAGAGCAAGGTGAATCTTTTACTGGAAAGCTTGATATTAAAAATTTTGAAAAAGACAGTTCTACTGGTACCTTGGCAGGTACATACAAAAATGGAATCTTACTGGCAGATTATACATTTCAATCCGAAGGCATGAAATCTGTCGGCTGGGTGGCATTTAAAAAAGTAGATGGGGGTTTCATCCGAGGATTTGGCGATACTGGCACTGAGGAGAGAGCGCAATTTATTGATCTAAGTAAAATTACTTTTGATACTACTGTAGTATATAAGCTTGTGACAAATGTAATTAATTCGGTGGTATTTAAGTGTGCCGATAATAAAAATATAAAAGCAATTTTTTATAAAGACGCAGTCGATATCACATTAAGCGATGGAAGAAAAATGTTGCTACCCCAAACATTGTCTGCCTCAGGAGCGCGATATGCCAACTTTAATGAATCACTTGTCTTTTGGAATAAAGGAGATACAGCTTTTATTAACGAGGGCAATACCACTACTTACAAAGATTGTTCTCTGTGA